AGTTGATCCATGGTCACGGCTATCGTCCACATCAATGCAGAGGTAGACCGGATCCCGGAGGTCGCCCAGACGATCGCCGAGATCGAAGGGGTCAGCGAGGTCTACTCCATCACCGGCGACTACGACCTGCTGGCGATGGTGCGGGTGGCCGCCTATGAGGAGATCGCCGAGGTGGTGCCCGGGCGGATCAACAAGGTCGCCGGGGTGCTGCACACG
This genomic interval from Nonomuraea helvata contains the following:
- a CDS encoding Lrp/AsnC family transcriptional regulator; this translates as MVTAIVHINAEVDRIPEVAQTIAEIEGVSEVYSITGDYDLLAMVRVAAYEEIAEVVPGRINKVAGVLHTETHIAFRAYSKHDLDAAFSIGFPEAD